The Salvelinus fontinalis isolate EN_2023a chromosome 39, ASM2944872v1, whole genome shotgun sequence genome has a window encoding:
- the LOC129838569 gene encoding leukotriene A-4 hydrolase-like, with protein MASATDPCSFSSFSKCVTKHLNLTYHVDFDSHVIKAKVALTVEVLVDNFTSLTLDTKDLKVSKVTANGQAAKFTLGPKHSFMGTPLEITLPFDLSRGQHVIVEVTYETAPSASALQWLTPEQTAGKKHPYLFSQCQATHCRSMVPCQDTPAMKHTYYAQVSVPKELVAVMSAVRDGQEPDPQDSSRVIYRFRQPVPMPSYLIAIVVGALESREIGPRSRVWSEKEFVDKAAFEFSETETMLKTAEDLAGPYVWGQYDILVLPPSFPYGGMENPCLTFATPTLLAGDRSLSNVIAHEISHSWTGNLVTNKTWEHFWLNEGHTVYLERMIGRSMESEQFRQFKAMGGWKDLQESVNTFGANNPLTNLVPNLNEVDPDDAFSSVPYEKGFALLYHLEELMGGPEVFMGFVKSYIQMFAYSSVTTEEWKKYLFTYFKNKVDILNKVDWNAWMHTPGMPPVKPQYDTTMADACIALCKRWVKTKEGDLGNFSEVDVKTLSTHQLIEFLSLLLQEEPLPLSHVKKMQEVYRLNAFNNAEIRFRWLRLCVKSKWEDAVPMALKMATEQGRMKFTRPLFKEVYNFDKYREEAVRVFIAHRAAMHPVTSNLVAKDLKVDTGKSS; from the exons ATGGCTTCAGCTACAGACCCCTGCTCATTTTCCTCCTTCTCCAAGTGCGTTACCAAGCACCTGAATCTCACCTACCATGTGGATTTTGACAGCCATGTCATCAAAGCTAAGGTCGCGCTCACCGTGGAGGTTTTAGTGGATAATTTCACGTCTTTG ACCCTTGACACGAAGGACCTGAAGGTCTCTAAGGTAACAGCCAATGGACAGGCAGCAAAGTTCACTCTGGGACCCAAGCACAGCTTCATGGGAACCCCTCTGGAGATCACACTGCCCTTTGACCTCTCCAG gGGTCAGCATGTGATCGTGGAGGTGACTTATGAGACAGCACCTAGTGCTTCTGCGCTGCAGTGGCTCACTCCTGAACAGACTGCTGGGAAGAAACACCCCTACCTCTTCAGCCAgtgccag GCCACCCATTGCAGGAGCATGGTACCCTGCCAGGATACCCCCGCTATGAAACACACCTACTATGCCCAGGTGTCTGTCCCCAAGGAGCTGGTGGCTGTGATGAGTGCTGTACGGGACGGACAGGAGCCTGATCCCCAGGACAGCAGCCGGGTCATCTACCGCTTCAGACAACCA GTGCCCATGCCCTCTTACCTCATTGCCATCGTGGTGGGAGCTCTGGAGagcag AGAGATTGGGCCCAGGTCTCGTGTTTGGTCAGAGAAGGAGTTTGTGGACAAGGCAGCTTTTGAGTTCTCAGAG ACAGAGACCATGTTGAAGACAGCTGAGGACCTTGCGGGGCCCTATGTGTGGGGCCAGTATGACATTCTGGTCCTGCCCCCCTCCTTCCCCTATGGAGGCATGGAGAACCCCTGCCTTACCTTTGCCACCCCCACACTGCTG GCTGGAGACAGATCCTTGTCCAAT GTCATAGCCCATGAGATCTCTCACAGCTGGACTGGCAACCTGGTGACCAACAAGACCTGGGAGCACTTCTG GCTGAATGAGGGTCACACGGTGTACCTTGAGAGAATGATTGGCAGGTCGATGGAGAGTGAACAGTTCAGACAGTTCAAGGCCATGGGCGGCTGGAAGGACCTGCAGGAATcg GTGAACACGTTTGGGGCCAACAACCCTCTAACCAACCTGGTTCCCAACCTGAATGAGGTGGACCCTGACGATGCCTTCTCCTCTGTCCCCTACGAGAAGGGTTTTGCTCTTCTATACCACCTGGAGGAGCTCATGGGAGGACCTg AGGTGTTTATGGGTTTTGTGAAGTCGTACATCCAGATGTTTGCTTACAGCAGCGTCACTACTGAGGAGTGGAAGAAGTACCTCTTCACCTACTTTAAGAACAAG GTGGACATCCTGAATAAGGTGGACTGGAACGCCTGGATGCACACCCCTGGGATGCCCCCCGTCAAACCACA ATATGACACCACCATGGCAGACGCCTGCATCGCACTGTGTAAGAGATGGGTGAAG accaaaGAGGGGGATCTGGGGAATTTCAGTGAGGTGGATGTGAAGACTCTCTCCACCCACCAGCTTATAGAGTTCCTGTCTCTGCTCCTGCAAGAG GAGCCCCTCCCCCTCAGCCATGTGAAGAAGATGCAGGAAGTATACCGACTCAACGCCTTCAACAACGCAGAGATCCGCTTCAG GTGGCTGCGGCTGTGTGTCAAGTCCAAGTGGGAGGATGCCGTTCCCATGGCGCTGAAGATGGCGACAGAGCAGGGGAGGATGAAGTTCACACGGCCACTATTCAA AGAGGTGTACAACTTTGATAAGTATCGGGAGGAGGCGGTGCGTGTGTTCATAGCCCACCGGGCAGCCATGCACCCAGTAACGTCTAATCTGGTGGCCAAGGACCTGAAGGTGGACACTGGCAAGAGCTCCTGA
- the dennd6b gene encoding protein DENND6B isoform X1: protein MDPLDSSESRLVESANAAENTESSLPWARFSSWLECVCVVTFDLELGQAIELVYPHDVKLTEKEKTSICYLSFPDSYSGCLGDTQFSFRLRQSVGRRGSWFGEEDAYSRDAPVTLQRELAHFYGYVYFRQVKDAAVKRGYFQKSLVLVSRLPYVHLFQSLLQIIAPEYFEKLEPCLEAVCNEIDQWQFPVPGLTLNLPVMGVVMQVRIPSKNDKPGGSPEKQAQKENLLPAPMMLPTIHELDLFKCFQSFLIHLQMLWELMLLGEPVVIMAPSPTVSSETVLALVSSIAPLRYCCDYRPYFTIHDTEFKEYTTRTQAPPNVILGVTNPFFIKTFQSWPHIIRLGELKMSGDLPKQVKVKKLAKLKTLDTKPGIYTAHKMFLQKDKSLIKRLLKGIQRKRPSEVQSAILRRHLLELTQSFIIPLERYLASLMPLQRSVTPWKTPPQIRPFSQEEFMGTLEHAGPQLTSVLKGDWMGLYRKFFRSPNFDGWYRLRHREMTQKLECLHLEVVCDADLLGWTKDKSEVEIVDLVLKLREKLMKAGKQQLPVKEGVLEKLEGYLQTVISSLPEDLQTVLHRY, encoded by the exons ATGGACCCGTTAGACAGCTCCGAATCGCGTCTTGTTGAGTCGGCAAATGCGGCAGAGAATACAGAATCGAGTTTGCCATGGGCCCGTTTCTCGTCGTGGCTGGAGTGTGTCTGCGTTGTTACCTTCGACCTCGAGCTCGGCCAAGCCATAGAG CTTGTGTACCCACACGATGTGAAACTAACTGAGAAGGAG AAAACTAGCATTTGCTACCTGTCCTTCCCTGACTCTTACTCAG GATGCCTTGGAGACACCCAGTTCAGTTTCAGACTACGCCAGTCTGTGGGCCGCAGGGGCTCCTGGTTCGGAGAGGAGGACGCCTACAGCAGAGACGCACCTGTCACACTACAG CGAGAGCTGGCCCATTTCTATGGCTATGTCTACTTCAGACAAGTCAAGGACGCCGCCGTCAAAAGAGGCTACTTTCAGAAG tctcttgtACTGGTGTCCAGACTACCGTATGTCCACCTCTTTCAGTCCCTGCTGCAGATCATAGCTCCAGAGTATTTTGAGAAGTTGGAGCCTTGCCTTGAAGCAG TGTGCAACGAGATTGACCAATGGCAATTTCCGGTGCCAGGGCTGACACTCAACCTGCCTGTGATGGGCGTGGTCATGCAGGTCAGGATTCCATCCAAAAACGACAAACCAGGGGGAAGCCCGGAGAAACAGGCACAAAAGGAG AATCTTCTACCAGCCCCTATGATGCTACCGACCATACATGAGCTTGACCTGTTCAA GTGTTTCCAGTCCTTCCTGATCCACCTGCAGATGCTCTGGGAACTCATGCTGCTCGGGGAGCCCGTGGTCATCATGGCaccctctcccactgtctcctcGGAAACCGTGCTGGCCCTAGTGAG CTCGATTGCGCCACTGCGGTATTGCTGTGATTACAGGCCCTACTTCACCATACACGACACTGAGTTTAAAGAGTATACCACTAGGACACAGGCACC TCCCAATGTGATTCTGGGGGTCACTAATCCCTTCTTCATAAAGACCTTCCAGTCCTGGCCCCACATTATACGCCTTGGAGAACTCAAGATGTCAGGTGATCTGCCCAAGCAGGTGAAGGTGAAGAAACTAGCCAAGCTGAAAACACTGGACACTAAACCAG GTATCTACACAGCACATAAAATGTTCCTTCAAAAAGACAAGTCCCTCATCAAAAGACTCCTAAAAGGGATCCAGAGGAAGAGGCCGTCTGAGGTGCAGAGCGCCATCTTGAGGAGACATCTGTTAGAACTCACCCAGAGCTTCATCATCCCACTG GAACGCTATCTGGCCAGCCTGATGCCTCTGCAGAGGTCTGTGACTCCTTGGAAG acccCTCCTCAGATCCGTCCCTTCAGTCAGGAGGAGTTCATGGGGACTCTGGAGCACGCTGGACCTCAGCTCACCTCTGTGCTTAAAGGGGATTGGATGGGCCTGTACAG GAAATTCTTCAGGTCTCCCAACTTCGATGGCTGGTATCGCCTGCGACACAGGGAGATGACCCAGAAACTAGAATGTCTCCACCTAGAGGTCGTCTGTGATGCT GACCTGCTGGGTTGGACCAAAGACAAGTCAGAGGTGGAGATCGTGGACCTGGTTCTGAAACTGAGAGAGAAACTG ATGAAGGCTGGCAAGCAGCAGCTCCCGGTGAAAGAAGGGGTGCTGGAGAAACTAGAAGGATACCTCCAGACTGTCATCAGCTCTCTACCAGAGGACCTGCAGACTGTGCTACACAGATACTGA
- the dennd6b gene encoding protein DENND6B isoform X2, translating into MDPLDSSESRLVESANAAENTESSLPWARFSSWLECVCVVTFDLELGQAIELVYPHDVKLTEKEKTSICYLSFPDSYSGCLGDTQFSFRLRQSVGRRGSWFGEEDAYSRDAPVTLQRELAHFYGYVYFRQVKDAAVKRGYFQKSLLQIIAPEYFEKLEPCLEAVCNEIDQWQFPVPGLTLNLPVMGVVMQVRIPSKNDKPGGSPEKQAQKENLLPAPMMLPTIHELDLFKCFQSFLIHLQMLWELMLLGEPVVIMAPSPTVSSETVLALVSSIAPLRYCCDYRPYFTIHDTEFKEYTTRTQAPPNVILGVTNPFFIKTFQSWPHIIRLGELKMSGDLPKQVKVKKLAKLKTLDTKPGIYTAHKMFLQKDKSLIKRLLKGIQRKRPSEVQSAILRRHLLELTQSFIIPLERYLASLMPLQRSVTPWKTPPQIRPFSQEEFMGTLEHAGPQLTSVLKGDWMGLYRKFFRSPNFDGWYRLRHREMTQKLECLHLEVVCDADLLGWTKDKSEVEIVDLVLKLREKLMKAGKQQLPVKEGVLEKLEGYLQTVISSLPEDLQTVLHRY; encoded by the exons ATGGACCCGTTAGACAGCTCCGAATCGCGTCTTGTTGAGTCGGCAAATGCGGCAGAGAATACAGAATCGAGTTTGCCATGGGCCCGTTTCTCGTCGTGGCTGGAGTGTGTCTGCGTTGTTACCTTCGACCTCGAGCTCGGCCAAGCCATAGAG CTTGTGTACCCACACGATGTGAAACTAACTGAGAAGGAG AAAACTAGCATTTGCTACCTGTCCTTCCCTGACTCTTACTCAG GATGCCTTGGAGACACCCAGTTCAGTTTCAGACTACGCCAGTCTGTGGGCCGCAGGGGCTCCTGGTTCGGAGAGGAGGACGCCTACAGCAGAGACGCACCTGTCACACTACAG CGAGAGCTGGCCCATTTCTATGGCTATGTCTACTTCAGACAAGTCAAGGACGCCGCCGTCAAAAGAGGCTACTTTCAGAAG TCCCTGCTGCAGATCATAGCTCCAGAGTATTTTGAGAAGTTGGAGCCTTGCCTTGAAGCAG TGTGCAACGAGATTGACCAATGGCAATTTCCGGTGCCAGGGCTGACACTCAACCTGCCTGTGATGGGCGTGGTCATGCAGGTCAGGATTCCATCCAAAAACGACAAACCAGGGGGAAGCCCGGAGAAACAGGCACAAAAGGAG AATCTTCTACCAGCCCCTATGATGCTACCGACCATACATGAGCTTGACCTGTTCAA GTGTTTCCAGTCCTTCCTGATCCACCTGCAGATGCTCTGGGAACTCATGCTGCTCGGGGAGCCCGTGGTCATCATGGCaccctctcccactgtctcctcGGAAACCGTGCTGGCCCTAGTGAG CTCGATTGCGCCACTGCGGTATTGCTGTGATTACAGGCCCTACTTCACCATACACGACACTGAGTTTAAAGAGTATACCACTAGGACACAGGCACC TCCCAATGTGATTCTGGGGGTCACTAATCCCTTCTTCATAAAGACCTTCCAGTCCTGGCCCCACATTATACGCCTTGGAGAACTCAAGATGTCAGGTGATCTGCCCAAGCAGGTGAAGGTGAAGAAACTAGCCAAGCTGAAAACACTGGACACTAAACCAG GTATCTACACAGCACATAAAATGTTCCTTCAAAAAGACAAGTCCCTCATCAAAAGACTCCTAAAAGGGATCCAGAGGAAGAGGCCGTCTGAGGTGCAGAGCGCCATCTTGAGGAGACATCTGTTAGAACTCACCCAGAGCTTCATCATCCCACTG GAACGCTATCTGGCCAGCCTGATGCCTCTGCAGAGGTCTGTGACTCCTTGGAAG acccCTCCTCAGATCCGTCCCTTCAGTCAGGAGGAGTTCATGGGGACTCTGGAGCACGCTGGACCTCAGCTCACCTCTGTGCTTAAAGGGGATTGGATGGGCCTGTACAG GAAATTCTTCAGGTCTCCCAACTTCGATGGCTGGTATCGCCTGCGACACAGGGAGATGACCCAGAAACTAGAATGTCTCCACCTAGAGGTCGTCTGTGATGCT GACCTGCTGGGTTGGACCAAAGACAAGTCAGAGGTGGAGATCGTGGACCTGGTTCTGAAACTGAGAGAGAAACTG ATGAAGGCTGGCAAGCAGCAGCTCCCGGTGAAAGAAGGGGTGCTGGAGAAACTAGAAGGATACCTCCAGACTGTCATCAGCTCTCTACCAGAGGACCTGCAGACTGTGCTACACAGATACTGA